Proteins co-encoded in one Vicia villosa cultivar HV-30 ecotype Madison, WI unplaced genomic scaffold, Vvil1.0 ctg.000282F_1_1, whole genome shotgun sequence genomic window:
- the LOC131626295 gene encoding uncharacterized protein LOC131626295 — protein sequence MSYNNLSSISTSNGRQIPRYGCNQVMKMWVENTMKNSKRKFRRCRNRKKIEISCNLFIWDYELDEIEWKCGIKTIDNSLVVDCNKGEDMIGYMKDFGKEFRKEFGKEYA from the exons ATGTCATACAACAATTTATCCTCAATCAGTACTTCGAATGGAAGACAAATACCTAGATATGGTTGCAATCAGGTCATGAAGATGTGGGTTGAAAATACAATGAAAAATTCCAAGAGGAAATTTCGGAGATGCAGGAATCGGAAAAAG ATAGAGATTAGCTGCAATTTATTTATTTGGGATTATGAGCTTGATGAAATCGAGTGGAAATGTGGAATTAAGACAATTGACAATAGCTTAGTAGTAGATTGCAACAAAGGGGAAGACATGATTGGTTACATGAAAGATTTTGGCAAGGAATTCAGAAAGGAGTTTGGGAAGGAGTATGCCTAG